The following are from one region of the candidate division TA06 bacterium genome:
- a CDS encoding serine kinase translates to MKLNEIVDKLNLEVMCGSSKLDNEVRGGYASDLLSDVIANSREGNIWVTLQIHLNIVAVASLNRVSGILLVNGRHPEEETIRKAETEGIPILVSKLPAFEIIGRLHDLGVRGVGDGGSV, encoded by the coding sequence ATGAAACTGAATGAGATAGTCGATAAGCTGAATCTGGAAGTCATGTGCGGATCGAGCAAACTCGACAATGAAGTAAGGGGAGGATATGCGAGCGATCTTCTGAGCGATGTCATTGCCAATAGTAGAGAGGGAAATATCTGGGTTACCCTTCAGATTCATCTGAACATAGTTGCCGTCGCCTCCTTGAATCGTGTGTCTGGAATTTTGTTGGTCAACGGAAGGCATCCGGAGGAAGAAACTATTAGGAAGGCTGAAACCGAAGGCATCCCGATCCTGGTGAGTAAGCTGCCTGCCTTTGAGATTATTGGTAGGCTGCATGATCTTGGTGTTCGCGGGGTCGGTGATGGTGGATCAGTTTAA
- a CDS encoding CBS domain-containing protein: protein MAEEKRVTKVQELLYELTVSDVMKHVVISIPVETKMSELRDILRSGHISGAPVVDGDELVGIISLQDFIDWLAEGQPDTSVAQRMTSDVEGVYVDDSLVSAVEKFEKHGFGRFPVITRKDRRVIGIITKGTIVQGLLEKLAIIRREEEDQNHSVSRIFEEIVANKVSLVLEFRIAGRDFQNAGASASGLKRALKHLNVHPRIIRRAAVATYEAEMNMVIYGEGGEILVNIEPHRIQIEAIDSGPGIPDVEKAMQPGYSTATEWIREMGFGAGMGLSNIKKCADVMDLTSTVGKGTRLKVTINIHRKD, encoded by the coding sequence TTGGCTGAAGAGAAGAGAGTCACGAAGGTTCAAGAGTTACTGTATGAACTGACCGTGAGCGATGTGATGAAGCATGTTGTGATTTCGATTCCGGTAGAGACGAAAATGAGCGAACTCAGAGACATACTCCGGTCCGGTCATATTTCAGGAGCGCCCGTTGTAGACGGAGATGAGTTAGTTGGGATCATTAGCCTTCAAGACTTCATCGATTGGTTAGCTGAAGGGCAGCCAGACACTTCGGTTGCGCAGAGGATGACCAGCGATGTGGAAGGCGTGTACGTAGATGATTCGCTTGTTAGTGCTGTTGAGAAGTTTGAGAAACACGGATTTGGCCGATTCCCGGTGATTACACGCAAAGATAGAAGAGTAATAGGGATCATCACCAAAGGTACAATTGTGCAAGGGTTACTGGAAAAGCTGGCCATTATTCGGCGCGAAGAGGAGGATCAGAATCACTCAGTGAGTCGCATCTTTGAGGAGATAGTTGCCAATAAGGTTAGCCTTGTGTTGGAGTTCCGCATAGCGGGCCGGGATTTCCAGAATGCCGGTGCAAGCGCAAGCGGACTCAAAAGGGCTTTAAAGCACCTCAATGTCCATCCTCGAATCATACGCAGGGCGGCAGTTGCTACCTACGAAGCAGAGATGAACATGGTCATCTATGGCGAAGGTGGGGAGATTCTGGTCAACATAGAACCACATCGAATACAGATCGAAGCTATAGATTCGGGTCCCGGCATTCCCGATGTTGAGAAAGCTATGCAACCCGGCTACTCAACTGCAACTGAATGGATCAGAGAAATGGGATTTGGGGCAGGCATGGGGCTAAGCAATATCAAGAAATGTGCCGATGTCATGGACCTTACTTCAACCGTAGGTAAGGGGACGCGTCTGAAGGTCACTATCAACATACACCGTAAGGATTGA
- a CDS encoding (2Fe-2S) ferredoxin domain-containing protein yields the protein MPKLKPEDLEKIRERMRKMTMLREGAGKAKITVHMGTCGIAAGARKIMSTLMALLEESDAKDIILTTSGCAGLCSREPMATVELKGEAPVKYIDLTEEKIRKIFSEHVIGGKIVTEHALAIGSEQVS from the coding sequence ATGCCGAAGCTGAAACCTGAAGACCTGGAGAAGATTAGAGAGAGAATGAGGAAGATGACCATGCTGCGTGAGGGGGCAGGCAAGGCAAAGATTACAGTTCACATGGGGACCTGCGGGATAGCTGCTGGGGCGAGGAAGATAATGAGCACCTTGATGGCACTGCTTGAAGAGAGTGATGCAAAGGACATCATTCTTACCACATCTGGCTGTGCTGGGCTGTGCAGTAGGGAGCCCATGGCTACAGTTGAACTAAAGGGCGAAGCGCCTGTGAAGTATATTGATTTGACAGAGGAGAAGATTCGGAAGATTTTTTCTGAGCACGTAATTGGGGGGAAGATAGTCACTGAACACGCCTTAGCCATAGGAAGCGAGCAGGTGTCATAG